The following proteins are encoded in a genomic region of Neomonachus schauinslandi chromosome 7, ASM220157v2, whole genome shotgun sequence:
- the MFAP3 gene encoding microfibril-associated glycoprotein 3, translating to MKPHCCLFTLVVSVTVPAAFVLEDVGFTQMAPLGTNRSSFNSSFPPSFELSAGSHSGDDVIIAKEGTSVSLECLLTINHYEDVHWYNSKGQHLDGRGRGGKWLVSDNFLNITSVVFDDRGLYTCFISSPIRASYSVTLRVIFTSGDMSVYYMIVCLIAFTITLILNVTRLCMMSSHLRKTEKAINEFFRTEGAEKLQKAFEIAKRIPIITSAKTLELAKVTQFKTMEFARYIEELARSVPLPPLILNCRAFVEEMFEAVRVDDPDDMGERIKERPALNGQGGIYVINPEMGRSSSPGGDSDDGSLNEQGQEIAVQVSVHLQSETKSIDTDSQDSSHFSPPDDIGSAESNSYSKDGTLESRQL from the exons ATGAAGCCACATTGTTGCCTGTTCACTTTAGTGGTGAGTGTTACTGTGCCAGCTGCTTTTGTTTTGGAAGATGTAGGCTTCACCCAAATGGCCCCACTGGGAACAAATCGTAGTTCCTTCAATTCATCCTTTCCTCCAAGCTTTGAGCTCTCAGCAGGTTCCCACTCAGGGGACGATGTCATCATAGCCAAAGAGGGAACTAGTGTTTCACTCGAGTGTCTTCTCACAATCAACCACTATGAAGATGTCCATTGGTACAACTCAAAAGGACAGCACCTggatggcagaggcagag GTGGAAAATGGTTGGTTTCTGATAACTTCCTGAATATCACCAGTGTAGTCTTCGATGACCGAGGGCTCTATACATGTTTCATCAGCTCTCCAATTCGTGCCTCCTACTCTGTCACCCTGCGTGTTATCTTCACCTCAGGAGACATGAGTGTCTACTACATGATTGTTTGCCTGATTGCCTTTACAATCACCCTCATCTTGAATGTCACACGGCTGTGCATGATGAGCAGCCATCTTCGTAAGACTGAGAAGGCTATCAATGAATTCTTCAGAACTGAAGGGGCTGAGAAACTTCAGAAGGCCTTTGAGATTGCAAAGCGCATCCCCATCATCACCTCAGCCAAGACTCTGGAGCTCGCCAAAGTCACACAATTTAAGACCATGGAGTTTGCTCGTTACATTGAAGAATTGGCAAGAAGCGTCCCTCTTCCGCCCCTTATTCTAAACTGTCGAGCCTTTGTGGAGGAGATGTTTGAGGCTGTGCGAGTGGACGACCCAGATGACATGGGAGAAAGAATTAAAGAGAGACCAGCCCTGAATGGTCAAGGTGGCATCTATGTCATTAACCCAGAGATGGGCCGGAGTAGTTCACCGGGAGGAGATTCGGATGATGGTTCTCTGAATGAACAAGGCCAGGAGATAGCAGTTCAGGTTTCTGTCCACCTTCAGTCAGAAACCAAAAGTATTGATACAGATTCTCAAGACAGCAGTCATTTTAGCCCACCTGATGATATTGGATCTGCCGAATCAAACTCTTACTCCAAAGATGGGACATTGGAAAGCCGTCAGTTGTGA